The following proteins are encoded in a genomic region of Spirochaetota bacterium:
- the cfpA gene encoding cytoplasmic filament protein CfpA, with protein sequence MSVFQFPKSPNKIHPTEPSAVGSRNSIVQEGRDKVAEAKLMVSETADKVLHEIENKLPEEVLAKLDVMGGLKEKLYNYVNQSYVNMFNRYTVTMEDEIIKKVRDFVDKEESKGLARYTPRELVELIDKIGGAEKFNTGEVEKSLVNMYGHLHGHIQRGLNELENDTNSILRQKTDVGSFIRGQNAYAILKCVFKDNVYRPKYVYDVKLSVNVLDSELISPLHHYQVTLESLLKNSIQKHIHELIEKQIDQLKEELVDQGKSELSGSEIMFEKIKKVENFTDDDKEDEQSKRYTILAKKFLDKIEGLRAEIELEEYDSLNIRENIKYIIDEENIRNRGYNTSVNALTSILDTSKLGYQVCDNLKNARVCHIREYEEIEASILPDERYSIRLAYYDQNQLREEKKEYDKQMDAFANEVLKAWDVVHALYESKKRFRALRDFDDLTNRLMSKEWRRRKKEEESDPEGVLWNEIGEMYPENTFVEKNNRTYEYRILHLRRKMKYLTDMVKEMYGFQNPIERVILDERIKFLEDRFHEFTYKVNPHHIQPGVIIDIDVTTTKRKQYLLKGMANVLNEFLFEISKGFADAAFAAFKRRRSTMRSDFDQSFGEEEIKEDLFEAAYKEADQGTSDVKGSIALSPPKRRSRSKTSGLKEL encoded by the coding sequence ATGTCAGTTTTCCAATTTCCCAAAAGCCCTAATAAGATTCATCCTACTGAACCTAGTGCCGTAGGTTCAAGAAATTCGATAGTTCAGGAGGGCCGCGATAAGGTAGCTGAAGCCAAGCTCATGGTAAGCGAGACCGCTGATAAGGTTTTACATGAGATTGAGAATAAGCTACCAGAAGAAGTATTGGCCAAACTTGATGTTATGGGTGGATTGAAAGAGAAGCTATATAATTATGTTAATCAAAGTTATGTGAACATGTTTAACAGATATACTGTTACCATGGAAGATGAAATAATCAAAAAGGTCAGAGATTTTGTCGACAAGGAAGAATCAAAAGGGTTGGCAAGATATACGCCAAGGGAATTGGTTGAACTTATTGATAAAATAGGCGGGGCAGAAAAGTTCAACACAGGCGAGGTTGAAAAATCCTTAGTAAACATGTATGGTCATTTGCATGGGCATATTCAACGGGGATTGAATGAACTCGAAAATGATACTAATTCAATTTTAAGGCAAAAAACCGATGTCGGATCATTCATTAGGGGTCAAAATGCTTATGCCATATTAAAGTGTGTATTTAAGGATAATGTCTATAGGCCTAAGTATGTGTATGATGTAAAGCTATCTGTAAACGTTCTAGATAGTGAGTTAATAAGCCCTCTGCATCATTATCAGGTTACACTTGAATCATTGTTAAAGAATTCTATACAGAAACACATTCATGAATTGATTGAAAAACAGATAGATCAACTTAAGGAAGAGCTTGTAGATCAGGGCAAAAGTGAGTTAAGCGGATCAGAGATAATGTTTGAGAAGATTAAGAAAGTTGAGAATTTTACTGATGACGACAAGGAAGATGAGCAATCAAAGAGGTATACCATTCTTGCTAAGAAATTTTTGGATAAAATAGAGGGTTTGAGAGCTGAGATTGAGTTGGAGGAATATGATTCATTAAACATAAGAGAGAATATCAAATATATAATTGATGAGGAGAATATAAGAAATAGAGGATACAATACATCAGTTAATGCTCTAACCTCTATACTCGATACAAGTAAATTAGGATATCAGGTATGTGATAATCTTAAAAATGCAAGGGTTTGTCACATTAGAGAATATGAGGAGATTGAAGCTTCCATTCTTCCTGATGAGAGATACAGCATAAGATTGGCATATTATGACCAAAATCAGTTGAGGGAAGAGAAGAAGGAGTATGATAAGCAGATGGATGCTTTTGCAAATGAAGTACTGAAAGCATGGGATGTGGTTCATGCCCTTTATGAGTCAAAGAAGAGGTTTAGGGCTCTCAGGGATTTTGATGATCTTACTAATAGATTGATGAGTAAGGAATGGAGAAGAAGGAAAAAGGAAGAGGAATCTGATCCTGAAGGCGTACTCTGGAATGAAATCGGCGAGATGTATCCAGAGAACACCTTCGTTGAAAAAAATAATAGAACCTATGAATATCGGATATTACATTTAAGAAGGAAAATGAAATATTTGACTGATATGGTAAAGGAGATGTATGGATTCCAAAATCCAATTGAACGTGTGATATTGGATGAGAGAATAAAATTTCTTGAAGATAGGTTTCACGAGTTTACCTATAAGGTTAATCCGCATCATATTCAACCAGGTGTAATCATTGATATAGATGTAACGACAACTAAGAGAAAACAGTATCTATTAAAGGGGATGGCTAATGTTTTAAATGAGTTTCTTTTTGAGATATCGAAGGGATTTGCTGATGCTGCCTTTGCTGCTTTTAAGAGAAGAAGATCCACAATGAGATCAGATTTTGATCAATCATTTGGTGAAGAAGAGATAAAAGAGGACCTTTTTGAAGCAGCCTATAAGGAGGCTGATCAAGGCACATCGGATGTCAAGGGATCTATTGCATTATCCCCTCCCAAAAGAAGATCAAGGAGCAAGACCTCAGGACTAAAAGAATTATAA
- a CDS encoding sulfatase-like hydrolase/transferase: MKRNRDYYISGIIVFLGLFLASLMMNHEFSYMGNQSDSISKIIINNFWHIVLFQLVKLLLIYLIIGITLNVIFYGALIQFQMMFNIIRKPLTNNIMNMSMLLFFALLLFSKKLIENPQLYVENWSQRSELFRKYQIFLTDSISPNIFYLLILFIFAIALFFFLLSLDWNDYFKNLFNWVKHNRGIQTVIITLGIGISFIIIYSGNVKLYNNNTERPNILIISADALRPDHLSCNGYHRKTTPHIDRLSRQSLQIRGVITTVPRTFPSWVSILTSTYPLTHEIKHMLPRSRERNAEFNTVCNDLNKLGYKTAVISDFAGDIFPRIDLGFDKVIAPDLNFSTLIKQILLERQTFLLPFVTNRIGMLLFPEMRGIARFSVPYILTEETKREIKASQGNPFFIVTFYSITHFPFAAPYPFYKKYSNPDYNGPYKYYKERIIKLSEDNKASHQNVIGEDSEQVTALYDGCFNLFDREVGKIVDFLSDKKMLDNTIIVITSDHGENLYEKDLGMGHGEHLRSNLSLEVPLIIFSNNNKIQKGERLNRLSSTIDIIPTIFDIACLNEPDYFEGVSILKKRNIIGYNEITNIDAYSETGVWFDNNKNSDLFFHHLRIDYPDISVISEIDLLHRNEIVLQQGYQNIVNASKHRTIYSGRYKLIYVPLSEGPRFELYDYIEDPYNRIDLSKTKKDQLEIMKKKFYQFVDEKSSGNYLVKEEFLLPIFTDPIF, encoded by the coding sequence ATGAAGAGGAATAGGGACTATTATATATCTGGTATAATTGTATTTTTGGGGCTCTTTTTGGCAAGCCTCATGATGAACCATGAGTTTTCCTACATGGGGAACCAGAGCGATAGCATAAGCAAAATAATAATAAACAACTTCTGGCATATAGTTTTATTCCAATTAGTTAAGCTATTATTAATATATCTTATAATAGGAATTACTCTAAACGTAATATTTTATGGCGCCTTGATCCAATTTCAAATGATGTTCAATATTATTCGAAAACCCTTAACAAATAATATAATGAATATGTCAATGCTGCTCTTCTTCGCTCTGCTGTTATTCTCTAAAAAGCTTATAGAAAATCCTCAGTTGTATGTTGAGAACTGGTCTCAACGCTCAGAGTTATTCAGGAAATATCAAATATTCTTAACTGACTCAATTTCACCAAATATATTCTATTTACTTATACTTTTTATCTTTGCTATTGCTCTATTTTTTTTTCTACTATCCCTAGATTGGAATGATTATTTCAAGAATTTGTTTAATTGGGTTAAACATAATAGGGGTATTCAAACAGTAATTATTACTCTAGGGATTGGAATATCATTCATTATTATTTATTCAGGAAATGTAAAATTATACAATAATAATACTGAGAGACCAAATATTCTGATAATCTCAGCTGATGCCCTGCGTCCTGATCATCTTAGCTGTAATGGTTATCATAGAAAGACAACGCCACATATTGACAGATTGTCAAGGCAGTCCCTTCAGATTAGAGGTGTAATAACAACTGTTCCAAGAACCTTTCCATCCTGGGTGAGTATCCTTACTTCTACATATCCTCTAACTCACGAAATAAAGCATATGCTTCCAAGGTCCAGAGAGAGAAATGCTGAATTCAACACTGTTTGTAATGATCTTAACAAATTAGGATACAAAACTGCTGTAATTTCTGATTTTGCAGGTGATATCTTTCCGAGAATAGACCTGGGTTTTGACAAGGTGATAGCGCCTGATTTGAATTTTTCAACATTGATAAAGCAGATCCTATTAGAAAGACAGACCTTTCTCTTGCCCTTTGTAACCAATAGAATTGGAATGCTTTTATTTCCTGAGATGCGTGGTATTGCTCGATTCTCAGTACCCTATATTTTAACAGAAGAGACCAAGAGAGAGATTAAGGCTTCACAAGGAAATCCATTCTTCATTGTAACGTTTTACTCAATAACTCACTTTCCCTTTGCGGCGCCCTACCCTTTTTATAAAAAATATTCTAATCCAGATTATAATGGCCCCTATAAATACTATAAGGAAAGAATTATTAAACTCAGCGAGGATAATAAAGCCTCTCATCAGAATGTCATAGGGGAAGACAGCGAACAGGTCACAGCGTTATACGATGGATGCTTCAACCTTTTTGACAGGGAAGTGGGTAAAATTGTTGATTTCCTCTCTGATAAAAAAATGTTAGATAACACAATAATTGTGATTACTTCTGATCATGGGGAGAATCTGTATGAAAAGGATTTAGGGATGGGGCATGGAGAACATCTACGAAGCAATCTATCATTGGAGGTCCCATTAATTATTTTTTCCAATAATAATAAAATTCAAAAGGGAGAGAGGCTTAACAGGCTATCCAGCACAATTGATATCATACCAACAATATTTGATATTGCTTGTTTAAACGAACCGGACTATTTTGAGGGTGTATCTATCCTGAAGAAAAGGAATATTATTGGTTATAATGAAATCACAAACATTGATGCCTACTCTGAGACAGGGGTATGGTTTGATAATAATAAAAATTCAGATCTCTTCTTTCATCACCTTAGAATAGACTATCCTGATATCTCAGTAATATCAGAGATAGATCTTTTGCATAGGAATGAAATTGTTCTTCAGCAGGGATATCAAAATATTGTCAATGCATCGAAGCATAGAACTATATATTCAGGTAGATATAAACTGATCTATGTTCCTCTATCTGAGGGTCCCAGATTTGAACTATATGATTATATTGAGGACCCCTACAATAGAATCGATCTTTCGAAAACGAAGAAGGATCAGCTTGAGATCATGAAAAAAAAATTTTATCAATTCGTGGATGAAAAGAGTTCAGGTAATTATCTCGTAAAGGAGGAATTCCTTTTGCCCATCTTCACGGATCCAATATTTTAA
- a CDS encoding NUDIX domain-containing protein, translating to MTEPLQKIDEMIEEWDWIKAIPIGKAIYRDKAHKEGIPHEGVHLWVIRSEMDKIELLFQHRSRLKKTYPNCLDITVGGHVPFGVNENKIQKESYEEIGIFPAAEDFIDLGYYRYEEKDEVMFHREFQRVHLLVENRPLDQFSFNDGEVDEIYTIPLNKLEELLIKDITFYANGYDGSKIITKKISRRDFHPLLFSPTMKEYMSVVIEGAKELVQKGVVTVKMPSLVL from the coding sequence TTGACAGAGCCTTTACAAAAAATTGATGAGATGATAGAAGAGTGGGATTGGATAAAAGCCATCCCTATAGGTAAGGCCATTTATAGAGATAAGGCGCACAAAGAGGGCATTCCTCATGAAGGTGTGCATCTTTGGGTAATAAGATCTGAAATGGATAAAATAGAACTCCTATTTCAACATAGATCAAGACTCAAGAAGACCTACCCAAATTGTCTTGATATAACTGTTGGCGGACATGTCCCCTTTGGAGTAAATGAAAATAAGATACAGAAGGAAAGCTATGAAGAGATCGGTATCTTTCCAGCGGCTGAGGATTTTATTGATCTAGGCTACTACCGCTATGAGGAGAAGGATGAGGTGATGTTTCATCGAGAATTCCAGCGTGTACATCTACTTGTGGAAAACAGACCATTGGATCAGTTCAGTTTTAATGATGGTGAGGTAGATGAAATCTATACGATTCCACTTAATAAACTTGAGGAACTTCTTATCAAGGACATAACCTTCTATGCTAATGGATATGATGGCAGTAAGATAATAACAAAAAAAATCTCCAGGAGGGATTTTCATCCACTTTTGTTCTCACCTACGATGAAAGAGTATATGAGTGTGGTGATTGAGGGAGCAAAGGAGCTAGTCCAGAAAGGAGTTGTGACAGTTAAAATGCCCTCTCTAGTGTTATAA
- a CDS encoding putative PEP-binding protein: MENIIFFNKDLKRIDEKIKKKCGIRGRRAIDLAMMGLQIAPGFIIDSELTKKLPRVNVKQIIKSFITHLEKDTSKRYGDSNKPLLLKVVLSSDLNVPNFPSVHNIGLNDETVIGFGKFTSEDFAYGEYRFLLNNMGRKIYELDEEVFNQIDNKLSTHPKAAELKQAVDSYKKYLGDVFNQDVYDQLGLILKGAASKYCDSELDVDNSLSIMIQAMVYGNFGESSYAGNYYTRNIVTGDSKIQGHFINNEFDIDRGKPKPVDKIEKKYFNMFSEISKKVEENFKEIREIKFTIEEGNFWIVEQYEVDEKSTQSHIKTLLDLCKRKVIDEDYLINHIKPEQLNELLHPVIDPSTVKTIKTIKGGIAGSTGAAIGRVYFSTQRLLKEYKREIMRGGDTNTILVMPATYAEEVKAIEVAQGVITTEGGFSSHAPVVARSLGKVAMVQPDMKINKDSLTLGEKTIREGEYVSINVPYYEDPTIYLGRVGLIEPNFKNNGLLDFLEIVEKYINRFDVRANVDQGREALVAKDFKAKGVGLCRTEHMFFNEKRIMTFREMILAKDEAERRKVLDSLKPMQRSDFYDLFKIMEGSPVTIRLLDAPLHEFLPRTEDSMNNFIKYLQSKKKGTKPNEIRSRCEELDEMNPMLGHRGCRVAITYPEIYEMQCRAIFEAACMLTKEGIVVKPEIMIPIVMSEQEIKFLKNGKRIEGKIVKGIRDIKEEVIKDYGIDDLEYSVGTMIELPAAALRAGNIAQYADFFSFGTNDLTQTSYGLSRDDSTSFFPSYSLYDLMKDNPFKILGEEVKELIEIASLRGRLTRPDIKIGLCGEHGADPNNIEFCITTGLDYVSCSPYSIPLAKLSIAQNNLKMKQLDMEQ, encoded by the coding sequence ATGGAAAATATTATTTTTTTTAATAAAGACTTAAAGAGGATTGATGAAAAAATAAAGAAAAAATGTGGGATCAGGGGCAGAAGGGCTATCGATTTAGCTATGATGGGTCTGCAGATAGCTCCAGGTTTTATTATTGATTCAGAATTGACTAAAAAGTTACCCCGTGTAAATGTGAAGCAGATCATTAAGTCATTTATTACGCATTTAGAGAAGGATACTAGCAAGAGATATGGAGATTCCAACAAACCCTTGCTATTAAAGGTTGTTTTGAGTTCAGATCTTAATGTTCCAAATTTTCCATCTGTACATAATATTGGCTTAAATGATGAGACCGTCATTGGATTTGGTAAATTTACGAGTGAAGATTTTGCTTATGGAGAATATAGATTTTTATTGAATAATATGGGCAGGAAGATATATGAACTGGATGAAGAGGTTTTTAACCAGATAGATAATAAGCTTTCAACACACCCCAAGGCAGCTGAGTTAAAGCAGGCTGTGGATAGCTATAAAAAGTATTTAGGTGATGTGTTTAATCAGGATGTTTATGATCAGCTTGGACTTATATTAAAGGGCGCTGCTTCGAAGTATTGTGATTCTGAGCTAGATGTTGACAACTCCCTATCCATAATGATCCAGGCAATGGTATATGGGAATTTTGGAGAAAGCTCTTATGCAGGGAATTATTATACTCGAAATATAGTCACTGGTGATTCAAAAATTCAGGGGCATTTTATTAATAATGAATTCGATATTGATAGAGGGAAGCCAAAACCTGTTGATAAAATTGAAAAGAAATACTTTAATATGTTTTCTGAAATATCAAAAAAGGTTGAGGAGAATTTTAAAGAGATTCGGGAGATAAAATTTACTATTGAGGAGGGTAATTTTTGGATTGTTGAACAGTATGAAGTTGATGAAAAATCAACACAATCTCATATTAAAACCCTCTTAGACCTTTGTAAAAGGAAAGTGATAGATGAGGACTATCTTATTAACCATATAAAACCTGAACAGCTTAATGAATTGTTGCATCCTGTGATCGATCCCAGTACTGTCAAGACTATAAAAACTATAAAAGGTGGGATTGCCGGCTCTACTGGCGCTGCTATTGGGAGGGTCTACTTCTCAACACAGAGGCTCTTGAAAGAATATAAAAGGGAAATTATGCGTGGTGGTGATACAAATACGATTCTTGTAATGCCGGCGACCTATGCAGAGGAGGTTAAGGCCATTGAGGTTGCCCAAGGTGTAATAACCACAGAGGGCGGCTTCTCTTCTCATGCCCCAGTTGTTGCGCGCAGTCTTGGGAAGGTGGCAATGGTTCAGCCGGATATGAAGATCAATAAGGATTCCTTAACTCTTGGAGAAAAGACTATTCGCGAGGGTGAGTATGTTTCAATCAATGTTCCTTATTACGAAGACCCAACTATCTATCTTGGTAGAGTTGGATTAATAGAACCTAATTTTAAGAATAACGGTCTACTCGATTTTCTGGAAATAGTAGAAAAATATATCAACAGATTTGATGTCAGAGCTAATGTCGATCAGGGAAGGGAGGCTCTAGTTGCAAAGGATTTCAAGGCAAAGGGTGTTGGACTTTGTAGGACTGAGCATATGTTCTTTAATGAAAAAAGAATTATGACCTTTAGAGAGATGATTTTGGCAAAGGATGAAGCTGAGAGGAGGAAGGTTTTAGATTCATTAAAGCCCATGCAGAGGTCGGATTTTTATGATTTGTTCAAAATTATGGAGGGTAGTCCTGTGACAATAAGGTTGTTGGATGCCCCCCTTCACGAGTTTTTGCCAAGAACTGAAGATAGCATGAATAATTTTATCAAATACCTACAATCAAAGAAAAAGGGAACCAAGCCTAATGAGATAAGGAGTAGATGCGAAGAACTCGATGAGATGAATCCCATGTTGGGTCATCGGGGATGCAGGGTAGCAATAACCTATCCAGAGATATATGAAATGCAGTGTAGAGCAATTTTTGAGGCTGCATGTATGCTAACAAAAGAGGGTATAGTAGTCAAACCTGAAATTATGATACCAATTGTTATGAGTGAACAGGAGATCAAGTTTTTGAAAAATGGCAAACGGATTGAGGGAAAGATTGTTAAGGGTATCAGGGATATCAAAGAAGAAGTTATTAAGGATTATGGAATTGATGATCTTGAATATAGTGTTGGTACCATGATTGAACTACCGGCAGCTGCTTTACGAGCAGGTAATATTGCTCAGTATGCTGATTTTTTTAGTTTTGGTACAAATGATTTAACTCAGACATCCTATGGTTTATCAAGGGACGATAGCACTTCATTCTTCCCAAGTTATTCACTGTATGACCTAATGAAGGATAATCCCTTTAAGATACTTGGTGAGGAGGTTAAGGAACTGATTGAGATTGCATCCCTTAGGGGAAGGCTAACAAGACCAGACATTAAAATTGGTTTATGTGGAGAACATGGCGCTGATCCCAATAATATTGAGTTTTGTATAACTACTGGACTAGATTATGTATCCTGTTCACCCTATTCTATACCACTAGCTAAATTATCAATTGCACAAAATAATCTAAAGATGAAACAACTTGATATGGAGCAATAA
- a CDS encoding VWA domain-containing protein → MKKIRESKGAKILMVLLVLVLLHMNLGVLHAGEEKDLILVLDTSLSMIGYGGKNILAMVKKSLSQFIHQLDDGDSITFITFDTRVRVYPTVFIDNSNDKDIINKYISIVEANGKWTYTMEMIKTVLQKAQELEEKEKDRQRLIVILTDALDDPPPEMRKNRLNINDVTGAYQGKDWFIYFVNLGDLKKNKRMIQTQEVLKKRVSKYTKIIDAEENLQKSIEEDLKTDVERMTIEKRMDDEKDEDGGFSFLYLLLLLLLIAIVALLIYYFRQIYGWISEFLSDLFSTIFTGRFMGLIGALSGSLSGVKLTGKLEYWDHTIIQPYINTFNITKQQIKELTIGRDSSCTLRISDIEIRKPFTIVAQKDSGTVKLNVQESEGSHVDYINKDPGGFLENGDMFKVANYTFRYLLD, encoded by the coding sequence TTGAAGAAGATAAGAGAATCAAAAGGCGCTAAAATATTAATGGTATTATTAGTATTAGTCTTATTGCATATGAACTTGGGAGTTCTTCATGCTGGTGAAGAGAAGGATCTAATATTGGTTCTGGATACATCCCTGAGTATGATTGGATATGGTGGCAAAAATATATTAGCAATGGTTAAAAAAAGCCTATCTCAATTTATTCATCAACTTGATGATGGAGATAGTATTACTTTTATTACATTTGATACAAGAGTAAGGGTATATCCAACGGTTTTTATTGATAACTCCAATGATAAGGATATCATCAATAAGTATATATCAATAGTAGAGGCGAATGGAAAATGGACATATACAATGGAGATGATAAAAACTGTTTTGCAAAAGGCTCAGGAATTGGAAGAGAAGGAGAAGGATAGGCAGAGATTGATCGTTATTTTAACCGATGCACTTGATGACCCCCCCCCTGAAATGCGCAAAAATAGATTGAACATCAATGATGTTACTGGCGCATATCAAGGAAAGGATTGGTTTATATACTTTGTCAATTTAGGTGATCTAAAAAAGAACAAGAGGATGATTCAAACTCAAGAGGTTTTAAAGAAGAGGGTATCAAAATATACTAAGATAATAGATGCTGAGGAGAATTTACAGAAGAGTATTGAAGAGGATCTGAAAACAGATGTTGAGAGAATGACTATTGAGAAGAGAATGGATGATGAAAAAGATGAGGATGGCGGATTCTCCTTTTTATATCTATTACTATTACTATTATTGATTGCAATAGTAGCTTTATTAATATATTATTTTAGACAGATATATGGTTGGATTAGTGAATTCCTTTCGGATCTTTTTTCTACAATCTTTACTGGACGGTTTATGGGTTTAATAGGAGCATTGTCTGGTTCATTATCTGGAGTGAAGTTAACTGGGAAACTGGAATATTGGGATCATACTATCATACAACCATATATTAACACATTTAATATTACGAAACAGCAGATTAAAGAGCTTACAATAGGTAGAGATTCCAGTTGCACTCTCCGTATTAGCGACATCGAGATTCGTAAACCCTTTACGATAGTTGCTCAAAAAGATAGTGGTACAGTAAAATTAAATGTTCAGGAGAGTGAAGGCAGCCATGTAGATTACATAAATAAGGATCCGGGTGGTTTCTTGGAAAATGGAGATATGTTCAAGGTGGCTAATTACACCTTCAGATATCTCCTTGATTAA
- a CDS encoding MFS transporter — protein sequence MLFRFSLYGFLKNQKYFEPVFYLILLQEKGLTFTMLGILIGFGGICVNLFEIPSGALADIWGRRKCMIFSFISYISSFILYYISQQIWLLFFAMILFSIGEAFRTGTHKAMIFDWLRMHERLDEKTMIYGYTRSWSKIGSSLSALIGVAFMLSWRSLNPKAEYSHVFLLCIVPYSIAIINLLGYPKELDGERKRASLKIVLHHLFNTIKDAIKISQLRRLFIESMSFEGTFKAVKDYVQPITYLMVMSLPVIIIFTEMEQLTTLVIYGIYFIMDSIASIASRYSYRFSFIVGGEERGCRFIWWMTLMLFIIMAPLLYYKIYLGVISAFIVFHFLQNVWRPMLISRFDTYSRPESGATILSIESQAKSFYILIAAPLLGFVIDYTNSGGFEKNFWPIAAMGIVISLLMITTSLKMQRT from the coding sequence ATGCTCTTCCGCTTTAGTCTTTACGGTTTTCTTAAAAATCAAAAATATTTCGAGCCTGTATTCTATCTGATATTGCTTCAAGAAAAGGGCTTGACCTTCACTATGCTTGGAATATTGATTGGTTTTGGCGGAATATGTGTCAATCTCTTTGAGATTCCAAGCGGAGCGTTAGCCGATATCTGGGGTCGACGAAAATGTATGATCTTTAGTTTTATTAGCTATATCTCGAGTTTTATTCTATACTATATATCACAACAGATATGGTTGCTCTTTTTTGCTATGATACTCTTTAGTATAGGAGAGGCCTTTAGAACAGGGACACATAAGGCTATGATCTTTGACTGGCTCAGGATGCATGAGCGGCTTGATGAAAAGACCATGATTTATGGCTATACTCGATCTTGGTCTAAAATTGGATCTTCCCTCAGCGCGTTAATAGGCGTAGCCTTTATGTTGAGTTGGAGATCACTTAACCCCAAGGCAGAGTATAGTCATGTGTTTCTGCTATGTATTGTGCCATATTCAATTGCGATAATTAATCTATTGGGTTACCCAAAGGAGTTGGATGGAGAGAGGAAGAGGGCCTCTCTAAAGATTGTATTGCATCATCTATTCAACACGATAAAGGATGCCATTAAAATATCTCAACTTCGCCGTCTTTTTATCGAATCCATGAGCTTTGAAGGCACATTCAAGGCAGTAAAGGACTATGTTCAACCAATTACATATCTTATGGTGATGAGTCTGCCAGTCATTATAATCTTTACAGAAATGGAACAGCTAACAACACTTGTGATCTATGGTATTTATTTTATAATGGATTCAATTGCTAGCATAGCCTCCAGGTATTCTTATCGGTTTAGCTTTATAGTTGGTGGAGAAGAGCGAGGATGTCGATTTATCTGGTGGATGACCTTGATGCTCTTCATTATTATGGCACCTTTATTATACTATAAGATATATTTAGGGGTCATTTCAGCCTTTATCGTATTCCACTTTCTCCAGAATGTATGGCGCCCAATGTTAATTAGCAGATTTGACACATATTCACGTCCTGAGAGCGGGGCGACAATACTATCAATCGAATCACAGGCTAAGTCATTTTATATATTAATTGCTGCTCCCCTTCTCGGTTTTGTTATTGATTATACAAACAGCGGTGGTTTTGAGAAAAATTTCTGGCCTATTGCAGCAATGGGCATTGTTATTTCCCTTCTTATGATAACAACCAGTTTGAAAATGCAGCGCACTTAA